The DNA region CGTCGCGGGAACGACGGCGTTGCGCAAGTGGAGCGGGAAGTAACCGCTAGAGTGCTGGATGGCGTGTCCAACCTCGTGGGCCGCCACCCCCAGCGCGGCCACGGAGGGCGAATGGGCCACGTCGGCGGAAAGGTACAGCTTCCGCGTCCGCGGGTCGTAGTGGTCCGACAGCCGACCGCCCACCACCTCTATCTCCACGTCTGGCAGCCCGGCCTCGGCCAGGATGCCTGCCGCCACCTGCGCCCCGGTCAACCCGCCCCGCGTCCGGACCTTCGAGTAGCGGCGGAAGCGCGAGCTGACCAGGGACTGGGCGATGAGCCCCAGGATGAGCCCCGGCAGGAGCAGGAGAATCGTCCAGTCGTTGTAGAACCAGCCGAAACCATAAAACATGGGGGGGCCTCCGAGCCGCTCCTTTTCGCCCCATTATAACCACTCTCCCGCCGGCTGACCACACCCCCTCGACCACCCTGAGGGGATTTATAAAGGTAGCCCGCACCCGCACATCCCTCTCCCTACGGGAAAGGTAGGGGGGACCTTTAGATAAAACGCGGCGGGGATGGGTATCTGCGACCGAAGGTAATCCCCGCCCTACGTCCACTCCCTCCCACCTTGGGGGAGGGTTGGGGAGGGAGGCGAAGCGGCAGACCACGTTTTTCAACCCACGGGACGCCCC from bacterium includes:
- a CDS encoding zinc metallopeptidase; protein product: MFYGFGWFYNDWTILLLLPGLILGLIAQSLVSSRFRRYSKVRTRGGLTGAQVAAGILAEAGLPDVEIEVVGGRLSDHYDPRTRKLYLSADVAHSPSVAALGVAAHEVGHAIQHSSGYFPLHLRNAVVPATRIGSWLYLPLFIAGLIFAIEPLVWVGIGCFTLLLLFQLITLPVEFNASSRALAILRDGGYLEPEEQIGARKILSAAALTYVAALVSSLLILLRLLLIAGAFNRR